Proteins co-encoded in one Papaver somniferum cultivar HN1 chromosome 5, ASM357369v1, whole genome shotgun sequence genomic window:
- the LOC113277408 gene encoding non-specific lipid transfer protein GPI-anchored 1-like codes for MRSRINSDSITNACQIFLILSLCFSTSYAAAPPPSSNSTLIEEECKSEFAKVGLCLDFATGKAKTPPKDCCATIDDIRQENEVCLCYVIQQVHQGGSSLKELGVQESKLLELPKACKLEVKLEDCPKLLHLNSTSPDNAIFTNSSTASSAAEPTHSSQQATVPEKKNTSSSARFVRGSTLTGAISIIVLINFMFFSA; via the exons ATGAGAAGTAGAATCAATAGTGATAGTATTACCAATGCGTGTCAAATATTTTTGATACTCTCGTTGTGTTTTTCAACCAGCTATGCTGCTGCTCCACCTCCATCGTCTAATTCGACCTTGATAGAAGAAGAATGCAAAAGTGAGTTTGCTAAGGTAGGATTATGTTTAGACTTTGCAACTGGTAAGGCAAAAACTCCGCCGAAAGATTGTTGTgcaaccatagatgatatcaggCAGGAAAATGAAGTTTGTCTTTGTTATGTGATTCAACAAGTTCACCAAGGTGGTTCTTCTTTGAAGGAACTAGGTGTTCAAGAATCCAAGCTTCTTGAATTACCAAAGGCTTGTAAGTTGGAGGTCAAACTCGAAGATTGTCCAA AGCTTTTACACTTGAATTCAACATCTCCTGACAATGCCATATTCACTAATTCTTCAACAGCATCCTCAGCAG CTGAACCCACTCATTCGTCCCAGCAAGCAACTGTGCCCGAGAAGAAAAACACATCTTCCTCGGCTAGATTTGTACGTGGATCTACACTAACAGGCGCTATTTCCATCATCGTCTTGATCAACTTTATGTTCTTTTCAGCTTAA